CCGTAGTCGGCGCCGGCAAAGGCTGTGGCAGACGAAGTCATGGCTTATCCTCCGGATCAGTTTGAATGGTGGCGTCTTCGGCGAGAAGCAGCGCCTCGAGTACGTCGATGCGGGTGCGCCAGAAGGTTTCGTAGTGGCGCATCCACTCCATGCCTGCATGCATCGGCGCGGCATCGAGCCGGCACACATGCGTGCGACCTTTCACTTCGCGGCGCACCAGACCTGCTCCTTCCAGCACCTTGATGTGTTTCGATGCCGCGGCCAGCGAGATCGAGAACGGCGCCGCAAGCTCGCCCACCAGTCTTTCGCCCTGCGAAAGGTCCTGGAGCATGGCGCGCCGCGTCGGGTCCGAAAGCGCGTGAAACACGGCATCGAGATGTGCGTTCGGATATTCAACCATATTGTTGAATGTCGTCTGGATTGGCCTAATTGTCAACCGTTCGGTTGAATTTAAAAATATCGCGAAAAAAGACCGGGCCGCGGCGGGTCGTCGTGGACGCGCTGTCCCTTCCAGGCGGCGAGCGCATCGGCAAGGTCGTCGGTCGGCACCATCTGGGCAAACTGCTCGCTCTCGACCTGCAATCCCTCGGCGATCGACATGTTGAGGCCGCGGGTGACGGCAGTGATGATCGCGCGGACGGCGAGAGGCGAGTGCGCCATGATGCGCTTTGCCAGGTCACGGGCGGACGCGATCAGTTCGTCATGCGGGACGACGCGGTTGACGAGCCCCAACTCCAGCGCGCGATCGGCCGGGAAATCCTCGCCGGTCAAAAGCAGTTCCAGCGCGCGTTTGCGGCCGGCGAGCCGCGGCAGCCGCTGGGTGCCGCCGAAGGTCGGCGGCATGCCGAGCTTGATCTCCGGCTTGGCAAAGCGCGCCTGGTCGCTGGCAATCGCCAGAGGCACGGCCTCGGTGATCTCGCAGCCGCCGCCATAGGCAAGCCCGTTGACGGCAGCGATGACCGGCTTCGGAAAGGCTTCGAGCCGGGCCGTCAGGCCCTGGCCGCGACGGACGAAATCGCGCACGGCCGGGTTCACGCCCTTGGCCACGCTTTCCGAGAACTCATGAATATCGCCACCGGCGGAAAAGGCGCGCTCGCCGGCGCCGGTGATGATCACCGCGCTGACGGCATGGTTCACCTCGATCTGGTCAAGAAGGCTCATGAGCCGGTCGATCAGCTCGTAGTTCAGCGCGTTGAGTTTCTCTGGGCGGTTGAGAGTGAGGAGGGCGATGCCCTCGGAAATCTGCAGCAGCACGGTGTTCGACATGGTTGCTCTCCGGCAGGTGTTGACGGGGAGAGGCTAGGTGAGGGAAGATGCCATGTATATTCACTAGTCGGTATACTCGAGAGATGGCGAAAGCAGAGAAATCGGCCCGGGACTTGATCGTCGCAGCGGCGGAAAAGCTGTTTTATGCCGAGGGCATCCGCGCAGTCAGCGTCGATGCGGTGGCGGAAGCCGCGGGCGTGACCAAACGCACGCTCTACTATCATTTCGACAGCAAGGACGCGCTGATCGCCGCCTATCTCGAAGGCCGCGACCAGCCCAATCTGAAACTCTTCCGCAAGTGGTTCGACGCGGGCGACGGGGACATTGCCGACAAGGTCGAGGCGATCTTCGTCAATCTGGCGCGGGCGGCGCGCCA
The nucleotide sequence above comes from Ensifer sp. PDNC004. Encoded proteins:
- a CDS encoding helix-turn-helix transcriptional regulator, whose amino-acid sequence is MVEYPNAHLDAVFHALSDPTRRAMLQDLSQGERLVGELAAPFSISLAAASKHIKVLEGAGLVRREVKGRTHVCRLDAAPMHAGMEWMRHYETFWRTRIDVLEALLLAEDATIQTDPEDKP
- a CDS encoding crotonase/enoyl-CoA hydratase family protein, with translation MSNTVLLQISEGIALLTLNRPEKLNALNYELIDRLMSLLDQIEVNHAVSAVIITGAGERAFSAGGDIHEFSESVAKGVNPAVRDFVRRGQGLTARLEAFPKPVIAAVNGLAYGGGCEITEAVPLAIASDQARFAKPEIKLGMPPTFGGTQRLPRLAGRKRALELLLTGEDFPADRALELGLVNRVVPHDELIASARDLAKRIMAHSPLAVRAIITAVTRGLNMSIAEGLQVESEQFAQMVPTDDLADALAAWKGQRVHDDPPRPGLFSRYF